A region of Polyangiaceae bacterium DNA encodes the following proteins:
- a CDS encoding aminotransferase class III-fold pyridoxal phosphate-dependent enzyme produces MTDWVAESEPGPEGSHVPHGILTFLRSGYSHGYPTFLARGSGAFVWDASGRRWLDWVQGKGAVTLGHACPEVDAAVARRGGQGVLLGACPAEYEELAGVLARWLPGVEQALFVKNGSDAIHAALRLARVFTGRDLVVSAGYHGWDDRLLPGAAPAPVPGAVLDFGYDLRELERLLTEQGSRVAAVLVTPEPGFFGRELLERARALAHTASALFIVDEVRAGLRLAPAGAHQHLGVSADLFTLSKGLANGYPLAAVLGRKDVLEASARTYVFGTYYAEASALAAALASVRLYQERDVVGAIWRAGAELMGGLEQIFAEEGVRARCLGPAPILQILFEDQAAEARFYAGAVRRGVLFFQDDGQCPSAAHTAEHVAETLAVCREVAREIRAELQGGRAERLETPSAELVARSAKRRMIRPEAVDAESFARRLGCAR; encoded by the coding sequence GTGACCGACTGGGTCGCCGAGTCCGAGCCCGGGCCCGAGGGCTCGCACGTTCCGCATGGGATCCTGACCTTCCTGCGCTCGGGCTACAGCCACGGGTACCCCACCTTCCTGGCTCGCGGCAGCGGCGCGTTCGTCTGGGACGCTTCGGGCCGGCGCTGGCTCGACTGGGTGCAAGGCAAGGGCGCGGTCACGCTCGGGCACGCTTGCCCGGAGGTGGACGCGGCCGTCGCGCGGCGCGGGGGTCAGGGCGTGCTGCTCGGAGCCTGCCCCGCGGAGTACGAGGAGCTCGCCGGAGTGCTCGCGCGCTGGCTCCCGGGCGTCGAGCAAGCGCTGTTCGTGAAGAACGGCAGCGACGCGATCCACGCCGCGCTCCGGCTGGCGCGGGTGTTCACCGGCAGAGATCTGGTCGTGTCGGCGGGCTACCACGGCTGGGACGATCGCCTGCTGCCCGGTGCGGCGCCGGCTCCAGTGCCCGGCGCGGTGCTCGACTTCGGTTACGACCTCCGCGAGCTGGAGCGGTTGCTCACCGAGCAGGGGTCCCGAGTGGCCGCGGTGCTGGTCACGCCCGAGCCCGGGTTCTTCGGCCGCGAGCTGCTCGAACGCGCGCGCGCCCTGGCGCACACTGCGTCGGCGCTGTTCATCGTGGACGAGGTCCGCGCCGGGCTCCGGCTGGCGCCGGCCGGAGCGCACCAGCACCTCGGCGTGAGCGCCGATCTGTTCACGTTGAGCAAGGGGCTCGCGAACGGCTACCCGCTGGCGGCGGTGCTGGGTCGGAAGGACGTGCTGGAGGCGAGCGCGCGCACCTACGTGTTCGGCACCTATTACGCCGAGGCCTCGGCGCTCGCCGCGGCCCTCGCCAGCGTGCGCCTCTACCAGGAGCGCGACGTGGTCGGCGCCATCTGGCGCGCCGGCGCGGAGCTGATGGGCGGCCTCGAGCAGATCTTCGCCGAAGAGGGTGTGCGTGCGCGCTGCCTCGGGCCGGCGCCGATCCTGCAAATCCTGTTCGAAGACCAGGCGGCGGAGGCGCGCTTCTACGCCGGCGCGGTGCGCCGCGGCGTGCTGTTCTTCCAGGACGACGGCCAGTGCCCGTCGGCGGCGCACACCGCCGAGCACGTCGCGGAGACCCTGGCAGTGTGCCGGGAGGTCGCGCGGGAGATCCGCGCCGAGCTCCAGGGCGGGCGCGCCGAACGGCTCGAGACGCCG